The genomic stretch gaatttgagagaaaaaaaaaaaaaaggatattgtgcctgataaatctcttaactatttaaacttaaaaagaggcaaccgaaccctctctcccttttcgGCATCCAATGACactattggggtttttagtgacattataaatgtaaaaaacgtttcaagaaatagatttatcaaacaccaaaaaatctatttttatttttgaaaacttgaaaaactgtttttgttgtttatagacacagaaacagtagaaatgtTATCTAACGGTGCCATAATTGGTGCAAATTGGGTTCAATTTTAACAGAACCAAAATAAGCTGAGCTGGACTATACTCGGGCCCAATTTGATTAGAAATTTACCAATTCCTTATCCCAAGTCCACGGCCCACCCAACTTGGAGGATAGGTTGTTGGAATATGTTGACTACTTTTTAGTTGGAATACATTGAATATTTTACTTGGAAAAGATCTATCATATATCTTGACAAAGGTGGTATAAGGACTGAGTTTTCTTCAGCCACGGTCAAAGgattctcccttctcccttgaCTTAAGACTTTCGATTGCTCTCTATCATATGTAACCGTTGATATCCTATGGACCAACCCAATGAGAGGGCAAGAGACTGATTCATTTAGTAAAGGCCCACGTTTTATTTGAAGAAATAGCAAATGAGTATGGgcccacaatttttttttctcttacttGTATGCATATAGGTTGAGACTTTACTAACGTCTCATCCCATATTTGTGGTGGTAAATATAAAGGGTTAATACCCTAATAAGCAATATACGACAGAAAAAAGTTAAAAGCAAGTCCCTGGAACAAGAGTCTTTTGCCAAGACAACATTCTGTGGTTGAGAGGAAACCAATAGATATGGGAGCCTATTTTAATAGCCCATGTAAATCAACTCTGTTGAGGTTCAGGACTCAGAACTTCTGTGGTGATTGATGAGTGAGAGTGAGGATCTAATGATTAAAAGGGTCCCAACATGCACACCTCAGTCATAGAATCCTCATTATTACCCACTAACTTTTCATAAAGGATTTTTTTGCTTCAAAttactattatatatatatatatatatatatatatgctaatAGGGAGTGATAGCTAGACACGTGAGCAGCCCCTTTGCTCAATGTGATTTCTACCCTAAGAAATGGATGCTCTAACAACCCTAAAATTCCAAAAGGTCagggtccatgcggttgtggggtcaatatggactCGTGAGACTAGTTAGGACGAAGGCCTGGATATCCGTCgtcagtaaaaaaaagaaaagattagtaTCACATTATTTTAATATGAAAATTGTTCTTCACATGTGGGTGACCACATCAGATTTTTTGTTATAAGAGATTCAAGACCATAGGAGATGAGGTATGGATTaaacgtgttaaatatgtttaATCTGCTAACAATTCTAACCTTTGACCACTGGCTTTGCTCTTATATGGGGATGATGATGGACTGCTGCACTCATGGGGacattttattatatatatatatatatatatatatatatatttactaatAGGGAGTGATAGCTGGACATATGAGCAACCCCTTTGCTCAACATGTTAAATATGTTTCATCTCCTAGTAATTCTAACCTTTGACCACTGGCTTTGCTCTTTATATGGGGATGGTGATGGACTACTACCCTCATGGGGacattttattatatataaatatataaatatatatatatatatatttatttatttgctaaTAGGGAGTGATAGCCGAACACATGAGCAGCCCCTTTGCTCAACGTGTTAAATATATTTAACCTCCTAGCAATTCTAACCTTTGACCACTGGCTTTGCTCTTATATGGGGATGGTGATGGATTGCTACCCTCGTGGGGacattatttattatatatatatatatatatatatatatatatgctaatAGGGAGTGATAGCCAGACACATGAGTAGCCCCTTTGCTCAATGTGATTTCTACCCTAAGAAATGGATGCTCCAACAACCCTAAAACTCCAAAAGGTTAGGGTCCATGtgattgtggggtcaatatgggtcCGTGacactagtcaggccgaaggtcTGGATACcagtcgttagcaaaaaaaaaaaaaaaaagattaggaTCACATTATTTTAATATGAAAATTATTCTTCAAATGTGGGTGACCACATCAGATTTTTTGTTATAAGAGATTCAAGACCATAGGAGATGATGTATGGATTAAATGTGTTAAATATGTATAACCTGCTAGCAATTCTAAACTTTGACCACTGGCTTTGCTCTTATATGGGGATGGTGATGGACTATTGCACTCATGGGGACATTTTATTATGTAGAAATTGATGGGAGTGAACCTTGGAGACAAGGTTTAAATCGGTCACCATCGGTTGTAATTCAAGTTTGATTTGAATAATCTCTAAATCATTCTGAATTCATTGAACACCATCCAACTTGATTCAAATTAAGAATCAGGATTAATAAAAATGGCATCAGTCAATTCTGAGTTGAATCGGCggtttttccaatttttttttaaaaattatttcgtttttcttttgcaaatcATTGTTTTGCATCCTTAATTCCTAACACCCCTagatgtaaaatatattttaatgaaaattatgCGTATAAAAATCTATCCTAAATTTGACATGATTTAGTCATAAATGGAATATGAATAAAATTTAGAAATTTGTgcaaaataaatacaaattacTGATATAATTTTAGACTTAATTTAAACTAAATGCATGATTTAGGATATTTGTAGGATTGATCTATAACCCAATGATAGTGAGGGAAAACAATTTAAGgccttaataaaataaaagaagacaaaaaatccGTGCAAAATCTTATAGACAAATTAGTAAAATATTTGTACCATGTAAGTCAGTCCAAAACTTTAGTTTTTGAAAATGCCGTGGAGATCCGGGCTACATTAATTGAAGCAAATAATGTTCAAGTACAAAGTGACTCCCTGGAATTCATAAGAGCAcactcttttctcttttgacaTTTCCCTTATATGTGtgcaactatttttttttttttttaatcactttcTCACATGGAGATCGATCAGCGAACCTTGCTGTTCATATATCACCTAAGTTTGGTCTTTCATGTACGTCATCAAAAGTTGATTCTCTTCACCCACATTATTCTGGAATCTGAAAACATTTTTAAGGTATTTTGGGCTTTGCACAATAAAGAGCGGAGTTAATAATGACATCTTCAAAGGTTACATTTTCTTCACCTATAGTGACAAAAAACTTTTATCATTAATTTTTTCTCCCTTATGATTTGGAGTTTTCAATTCCTAAGACCCTTAGGTGTTGTTCGAATAAGACAACATTACAGTGAAGCTAACAGAAACCCCACACCTCCccaaaaaattaggaaaaaaaaaattacctaaaAAATTCCATATGCCACAAAAGATGCATACACATTCACATGTGTTAGGTTAAGACGTTATGTACACATTTCCTCATTAATTTAACAACATGCTGtcattatttttataatagaaaCACTAATATTTCAGACAAAGTACATAGTTAGATCAACAACATTTAATTTTGGGCATATTAAatactggaattttttttttttttttttttgaggggtgagggTGGTGTAAAGATTCCCAAACTAGACCAAGCATTGAATCATTGAGGAAATTGGTTCTGTTTGAACCAATTCAACCAAGTTTACACCCACCATGCCCTAGCCTATAACAATACAAAACCTactcaaaagtaaaaaaaatgttaaaatccAAAATGAGGAACTGTTTTTCCTACATAGATGTGAAGGTAAAAATCCATTTAATTGGCATCCTATTATGCAACTTGCACCGGGTtattttggttcggtttggggTACTATGACCCACATACCTAATCGAACAGAAAATCTATTTAATTGGCAGATAGCCAGCAATAGATCAGATGAAGCTTATTAAATTATGTGGATAGGCATAGCCTAATGTCCAACTAGCCAACTAGCGATAGCGATAAGTTATTCGCCCATAGAAAAAAATAGGGATAGGTGAAATGGGAATCAGGCTCCTCTCCCGAGCAGCTAACCACCCCAGTCCATGTCAATACCATCCAAGGTGGTTCCCAGACACATGGACGGTGTGTGATGGAGTGGGTGGGTTACCCTGTAGGGGAGGGATCCACAGTCGGTGAAATGTACTGGGTCTGATTTGGCGTCAGCAGATACACGTCACTGAAGACTTACGTGTCCACTACAGATCTCATAGGCTCGTACGTCTCTTCCCTCCTCCACACCCTCTTCTTCCATTTCGCGGTCCCATGGCTCTTTCTCTCACTTCACTGCCTTTATTTTTTACATGTACAGATACTGATATGAAGCCCAAGTTGCCCAAATTCATCAGATATGTAAGTGCCGAcaaataactctctctctctctctctctctctctttgctctTTTTCAGGTAGTCCTGATGGTTCATTACTTTTAACAGTTTTGAAGACGAAGAAGAGCGGCCATGACCGACCCTCCTCCAGCCAGAGGACCAGCACCACTGTATGCTTTCATCTTTCTGTTATCCACTTAATTTCCAGCATTTTTGGTTCAGAATTGGAAACCCAGACTGGGTGTTTCTTTGATATTATGTTAGGCAGATCCCATACTACTCATCAAGCCTCCTTCCTTTATAACTATatttccacccccccccccccccaccccttgTCTTTGGTTGTATATGTGAGCATGCTCTCCTTCTCTGAATGTTAATgagttatataaaaaaaatggttcttCTCTTTGGTTTTTAGTAGATGCTGTGTTTCTTATATGCATCTGTAGCTGGAAGAAAGACAACCAGTGTTGTGCAGCTTTAGGATTACTGTGCAACTAATTAATCAACCTCTCCTAATTTTACATGTAGATCTTTCAAAGAATTGATGGATGTTAATTTCATGGGTTTAGGTTGTTGAGATTATTGGATCTTCTCTATCCATGGAAGTATGTTAAGTTGTTAACTGAGTTATAGATATACATGAGGCCCCCTCTCACTCTATCTTTAGAcatttctctgtctctctctctctctctcatggcaGGTGGGCCTTCAATGGTCTGTGGTCATATCATGCATGAAATCATGAACGTGGTCCTATTGTCCTCTTTGTCCATAGGAAATATAATTTGGTTAACAATAATGAAAGAAGGATTTGAAGTACTCCTTGATCACTTGCAAGACAATTAATTAAACATGAACTTCTTATTCTTCCAGGGATCATGATACTGAGAAAGGGCTTAGAGAAGAGCAAGTGATAGGTAATAAAGAAGCCAACAACTTGGTGATCCCAGAAGATGGTCATAGCTGGAAAAAATATGGCCAAAAGTTCatcaaaaatataagaaaaaccAGGTAGAATTTACAGATAGCCTGACTGAGGTTAATCGAAATCGTCCACAAGTTCTGAGAAATACTGATgtgtagtttttgttttttgatttctCATATATAGAAGTTATTTCAAGTGCCATAAGACGAATTGCAGAGCCAAGAAGCGAGCAGAATGGTCTGCCTCGAACCCGAAGAACATCCGAATTAGCTACGATGGGGCTCATACCCATTCCCCTTCGATTCCTCAACAAGGTTCCTCTCAAGAAGAAGCTTCAGCTTCGAGGGTCAACCAGTATGATTTGTATACACAGGTCTTTGGTGCTCAAAACAACAGCAATTCCCAGATGCCCTTACCTCTACAAGCTCAGGACTCCTCACTTCACTCAAACTTGACAACCCTTCAATAAtgctcatcatcatcatcactaccATCTCGGTCAGTTCCATTATAACTCCATTCAATTCTATATAGCTACACAGCCTTAATTATCCTTCAATAAGGCACAAGACCCTTGGGTGGAATTAACTTGAGCTTCAGCAGAGGGAGAGGCTAGAGGGTTCTTATCTAAGCTCACCAAAATTGGCATTTTCAAGCAGAATATACAATCTACATATTCTCTTCCTCTGCATTGTAATGGTGTCTTTCCACATGATTAgaagttggaagttggaagttgTAACACACCTAATTAATCAAACACTTTTGCTTTGTAGGGTTCATTAATCTTCaaagaatttcaaaatatttcagCTTCAGCAAAACAAAATTGGGTATGCCATGTAGACTTCTTAAAGAACCCCAGTGGGGAATGGAACTTATAGTTGGTGCAGTTCAGGCCAGGCTCTACTTTAACTGGACCAAAATAAAATGGGCTGGGCCAGACTCGGGCTCAATTTGACTCGAAATTTACCATTTCCCTAACCCAGGTTCATGGCTCACTCAACTTGGACCCTCTATGTACTTGGAGCAGATTGGAAAATTTTTGGGTGCAACCCCTGGTGGCagctaaagaaatggaataatcaCTTCCCTCTCGGgttcatttctttggctgcaaCCCAGGTGGCAACCAAATTTCATTCGAACAAATTGAATACTTCACTTGGAAATTAAAAGATCTAATTTATATTTTGTCGAAGGTGATAACTGCAATTTCAGAAAATGTAGATGTGTTTGAGTTATATTCAACCATTGATCATCCTTCCACAGACCATACCCAGCTTACCAATTTCAAGTTCATTCATCaggggaaaaacaaaagaagaaaaaaaattcaaatcttgATTTTATGATTTGGGCGAAGGTTTCTCATGATGTCAGAGTGAGAAATCGTGCCAATGAGAGGGCATGAAAGGGATTAGTTCAGTAAGTGCCCAAATTTTGTCTGAAGAAAGAGAATCAATGTAGGTCTCATGGCTCATTATGCGAGAGGGCATAGGAAAGAATCCCTACTCTGGTGTCATAGGaatatttccattattatataCTTTTATGCATATAGATAAGAAAGAGGTACCACCCAAAGAAATATTGAGAGAAAATTGTTGAAGCAAGCCCATGGAACAAACTAGAGTTCTTTTGAGAGGGATTAACCTGTAGTTGAGATGAAACTGATAGATATGGGAGCCCGTATATACTAGGGAGGCACCTTGAACTGACTATAGCCCATGTAAACCCACCATAGAGTGTTAAATTAatgatcattattattatttttgctaGGCTCTGTTTGTTTCCATCTAAAGGGTGGAACGAAATTTATTGTGAAATAgaattttctaaaatatttaGTTTACGGGAAAAAAGAACCTTGCTACGCAGCGTGGCTAACGTGCGTTGTGATTGGCCATGCATTGGTGCTGGAGCCACACATACGAACAAAGAACCCTCTCTTATTTTAGTGTAAAATGcaaaatacacacacacagacGCACAATTAGGATTCCCTTTGCTCAATGTGATTCCTATCCTAATATGGGCTCTAGGGAATCTGCATGTACGTGAAGTGAAAAATCATTTCACTTATGCTGTTTACTTGACGTGTGTCAAGGGGATGTGGGTTCCACTATTAATTTgttatcttttttattcatCCCTTTTGACACATTGCAAATAAGCAGCGTCACTTCACGTACATGTAGATTCCCCTCCCTCAAGAAAAGAGTGTTATAACAACCCTAAAGCTCACAATATTAACGATGAATGAAGAGAGTCACATTATTTTATTGGGGTATCAACTCTTCAAAGAACCACATCGGTATTCGTCACATGAGAATCAAAACAATGGGACATGGGTTATAGATGTTAAAAACAATTTAAAGGCTTAGGATGAGTATTTCTTAAACCATGCTGGAGGAGGAGTTCTTTCACTGATGACCATTATTGCACTTGAATGAGCTTAAGGAAACAACAAAGTACATTTTCAACCCAACATACATAGGaaagataatgatgatgatagaTTTAGGGATGAAAACTTTACAAGTGCTGAAGAAAAACTTTCACCATAAGGGTATCCTTGGTTCTTGGACTTCGCCAATAAATTAAATAAGTTAAgaattttctaatatttttttccttaatgcCAGACAACTCTGCACTCTCATTGCCACCTTCTTTTGCTACTGTGTCCTATCTTTCTCCTGCATCTTATATTGTAATATTGTTGGAATGGTTGATTTTCTATCTTGGGGGTTCGGGCTTGGGACTTTCTTTCTCATCCATTGGAATTTGTTATTCTGTTTCCTCCCaattgttctcttcttcttccttcttctttcatttttattttttattatttttattctttttaaatgCTTGTATTTGTCGACCATTCATGTTTTCTTTATGCACCTTCTCCAAAGTCTTGAAGATTTAAATCCTTAATTTTGTCACTTGGCTAactttaatttaataaaaaaattttatatgCGAGTAGGCTAGGGACCCTACGATCCAAAGACTGCCTAGAAATTTTGCTCCCGTTCTTCTTTTCTACAAGttaaactgaaaataaaaaaacataaccAAGAATTTCCACTTCTCCCTCCCATTCTATTTGGATCCCATAccttaattggaagaaataatgAAAGGAGATATATCCGACTTGTTTCATGTAATTCAATACCAAATCAACTtgaccaagttttttttttactaggaTTAATTTAAGCAAAATGAGAGAGTTTTTCCTCACcatggatgaaaaaaaattcattgttgAAATCTCTCATATATTTCTCCCCCTATATGATGAATACTCAAAGTCTTATCAGCAACGCTCCTCGATCCCAGAATCAATGGatgaataaattttcttttcacagTGAGTGAAGGAAGACTCAGTCCAACATAGAAACTTGTATCACCCTAAAACTCAGATCGGTTCTAGGCCATCCCAAGTTGACTTGGCCAACCAAGACAATCTAGATTCCTGCTTATTGGTTATATTTGTGTTTCTTTTCTATTGGATCCCAACCTTCCATTAGATGAACCCATATTCATATCCAATCTCTCGTATGATGGGTTCACTTTATTCTACCCAACAATTTGCACCCGTCACGGTTTAGAAAATCGGATAGAAATTGTTTAGAATTAACTAATTTATCTCAATTTTAAGCATCTTTTTGGAATTGACCATGAATGCACACAAATCTCCCTCCTTggctatttttttaatattttaattattacaaatataaaaaattaattaaacttAGCTCTAAGTAGTTAAATTCATaagatttttttgaataaaaaaataaaaaattatcaaaagtataTGATTCATTTCCTGGTTCTATTATTAGGGTTTCCTCCGATTCCCtattgattattaatcaataaGAATTGAAATTGATGGAGGTCAATCTCATAcctgatttcaatttttaaacctCGACACTACTCTATTTCAATTAAAATTTCTTTGTACTTTACTAAGATATCTAAATCGATCTAACCACTTATAATTTGGTCCAACCTCAATTGGTCAATTATATTCCTGACCCAACTACCCCTgtcctcccccctcctctctctccactaGAAAAAAGAAGACTAACTCACACTTAGTAAAGatattaaatattttaaaagaagggaaagaagggcAAGGATTGACATGTTGCTGGTGTGGGATGAAATCTTCAACACCAAGCCAATGAAAACATAGGAGAAAGCATTACGAGGTTCATATACAGGAGGGCCCATCatgtttggagagagagagagagagaggcctatGATACAACATGGCcatcatttttctttgaaaGAAATAGGCATACATGTCGTGTGCCTCTTCTTTATTCGTTTCCTTGGTGTGAAATTTTTGTGCCCATTTTGAATGTTATGAAATGGAAAAGTTTTCATCATCCACGATGAAGGGTCTACCCATGAATCTAAGGTCCTCATTATTCCCCTCATATATGATGTCGGTCTTAATTGCCCTCCCTGCTTTTAGACACCTATCCAAGTGCAAAAATGACATTCACCATGCTAAAGTAAAACTTGATCTTTTTATCACCGAACAAGGTCATTAAAGAGTAAAAATGGGAGTGAAGTTAGATCCTAGCCATGTGGATTGGTTATATTCTAGCTACGTGGATTAGTTTGTACCACCAACCCAAACCATTAGATGGATGGTGCATTCTTTAGCTCTTGTCATATTAGAATTGTTTTGTATATCAATTGAATGATATATTTCGTCCCTTTCCTTGTTAAGAGAATCACAAATATGGGGAGAAGTTTTCCTTCGTCACATAGTGATGTAAGAGATGAGACCCTGCTCCCTCTAACCCCCAAGCCCCTCCctccacccccaccacccctAAAAGTGGCCCATGAACGAAAATTGTGGTCTTAAGAAACTCGGTCCATATGCATAACATTATGACAAGCAAGATTTTAATTCATGGTATTGGGGCTAATGTCAATACTCATCACTAAAATCATTTATATCAGTATGTAGTATGTAGACTAATTCAATATGTTATCTAattaattgttttttaattcAAATCTATGACCACTAAGTTGCAATAGAACGACTTTATCATGAGGCCCAGCCATGCTTATACCCAAATGGCCAAAACCTTTCTAGACCAAAATCACCCTAACCCCCACCCGGGCCACCCCGACGAAAAAAACAATCATCCAAGATCCTATGCATGGACTCTGATGTGGGGTGGCATTGGCTTCTTTCCCAAGTAGTTGGTGTTGTTGGGTGTGGCGTTGGTAACTTGGTATGGAATGTGACATGCATTGTGCCATGGTgccatgctctctctctccttccttttgaaaacctctccttctcctccacGCCGCCTCTCTTCCTGACCTTCCCAATACCATCTCCAACCCCTTTGCATTTCTCTTAATTTCCCATAAGACCCCACCGTCTCTCCCACCTTTCTCTGTGTCGCTGCAAAAACATCAAGACCGAagcttttcttcctttccttttttaacCGATGGATACCTCTTCTCTCTAATGCCGGCGATTCTCTCACTGGTACGTCTCTATTGACGTATACTTGCATCGTATcgttccttcctttcttcatatcgctcttcttctcctctttcttatCTAATGGACTctgtttccctttctttctttgatagTGTTGGGTTTTCGCAATCGGGTTTACTTCTTATCTATGCTTTTCTGTGGGTTTTGTGAATTTTCTATTTTGAGTTTGGTTTTGGATGGGCAGGGTTTTAGGGGTTTTGGTACATTTTGTTTTCATGGATTGATCGAATTTAGTGAGGCTTTCTGAATTATTGCGGAAAATTCCGGTTATTTTCCCACTCTTTTTTGCCCAAACGGCTTTCCGGACGTCGTCGAAGAATTCGATGAATGACGCTTTGGTAATATGTTTGACGATGATGATCGTGGTTATGAAAGCTTCGCATTTGTCTTGTTTTTTGGGATTCGATTTTCTGCATTGATCATTTTTCTCGTGTGGAATCCGTTGGTGTTGACTGTGCCTCTCGGTTATAGTGGTCTTTTCTGTGGGTTGGGACTTGAGAGAATCGGATGATGATGAGTTTCAACACTTTAATTTCATTGGGTTTTCTGCAAATATAATATACAGGCTTTCGTCTGATCCAAATATTGAATTTTATAATCTGATCGCCCTGGATGTTGGGCTTGAAAATTAATGCCTCTGTGTTATTTGTTCATTTGTAGTAGTGATGGGTTTTACGTTTCAGAATGAATTAGATAACGTTTCCGTTACTGCAATGTCATTCCTTTAGTCAGTTTTCTAACCAGGATAGACGTTGCAGGGTTTGTCATTAGATCTGCATTGCCGATTAGAGCTGGCTCTGTTCGGCAGCATACTTTGGTTTCAATCTTTTTGCCATTCAGAAGATGGGCGGAGGGACTGAACTTGACTTTGACGAATTTGAGATGCTTCTGGGTGAGATACCAAATGCGACTTCTGTAAATACAAATCCCGAGGAATCTGCGCATCCCAATTCCTCAGCGAATTTGGAAAGGAACCCTCTGGAAGAGGGAGACAGGAAATCTTCTCCATCTGCTACTTTTACTAAGTTCTACCATGCGTCTCAGGCAGCAAACCCTGGCAGCAATTCTGCTTTCTATGCTGGATTGTCCTTTGAAAGACCCAGAGCTGCCTGTGTGAATTCCTCTCAAAATTCCAGTGATGAGAGTCTTCAGTCCAATGGAAATATGAATGGAGGTGTGAAGAGCTACCATCAGTCGCCTGTCAAGAATATTGATGAGGAGGACTCCAATCTTCCCGATGATCAATCCTTGACATCTGCATTTGTAGAGTTGAGCTTCAAAGATGGAGTGGCATTGGAATCACCAAGTCCTCAGATTGTTAACTATAAAACATTACAGAGTTGCACCTTTGTACGTGAAGGACAATATCCAAACTGCTTAAAGAAACCTCATTCAAGTCTGGATTCTGGAGTAGTAGGAGTTACCCACCCCTCATCACCCAATACACTAAATGGCATGAATATGGTGACTGACGCATCAAATGGAGTTGATAGGTTAAATGGAGAGATGAATGGCAAGCGAAGCACAAATTTGCTAAATCTCAATGTTCAGGAACTAGAGAAACAGAAACCTGGTTCTGGTCAGACACTTGAGAATTTATCGATTGCCCTTGGGGAGCAACTACACAGTCACCCAATGTATTCTACGGGTATGCCATTAGCTCCCGGAATGCACACTTTACAGTTTTTATCAAGCATTCCTGTCCCTGGAGTGGAGTTTCCAATGATGCCGTATCAGCACCAATTTTTCATGGAAACACAATCACCTCTCCCTTACATGCAGCCACAGCAAATGGGCCGCTCGCCTCTCACTTGGAggcatatggaagaagagaggcATTGTAGGATGCATCAACACTACC from Macadamia integrifolia cultivar HAES 741 chromosome 14, SCU_Mint_v3, whole genome shotgun sequence encodes the following:
- the LOC122062095 gene encoding probable WRKY transcription factor 26, which codes for MTDPPPARGPAPLDHDTEKGLREEQVIGNKEANNLVIPEDGHSWKKYGQKFIKNIRKTRSYFKCHKTNCRAKKRAEWSASNPKNIRISYDGAHTHSPSIPQQGSSQEEASASRVNQYDLYTQVFGAQNNSNSQMPLPLQAQDSSLHSNLTTLQ